The Streptomyces sp. ICC1 DNA window CCCCTGGGATTCACGGTCCGCGGCCGAGGACGTAAGAGAACCCGGATCCGGAAAGGGGTGTCCCGGGGGCGTCAGGAGGCGAGCGAACGTCGAACCCTGCTGATCGCGTGCTGAGCACCAGCCCCGAAGACGGCGGACTCTCGCAGCGTCTTCCACACGCGCAGGTGGGTGGCGATGCTGTCAGCGTCGTCCAGCCACATTTCGGCATGCCAGGTCTCGGTGGTCACCAGCCGGTCGTCGTAGATCCAGAAGCCAGCACCAGGGGGAAGCTTCAAGGGGGCCCCGAGCGGGACGATCCCCAACTCCACGGTGTCGAGGCCGACCACACCCAAGAGGCGGTCAAGCTGGGCCGCGAGTACCGGGGGCGGGCAGATCTGGGCGTGCAACACGGCTTCCCAGAGCAAGATCTCGTACCGCTTACCCGCGGCGTACAGACCCTCTTGCCGCCTCATCCGGGAGCGTACGGCCTCTTCGATGTCCCTTGGCGTGTGGTGCAGTTCGGCAAAGTGGGTGAGCATGGCACGGGCGTAGTCAGGCGTTTGGAGTACACCCACGACCCACGACGATTCCCACGCCCTGAGGACCGTCGAGCTTGCCTGCACAACGTTGTGAGCGTCCTGGACGGGCTTTTGCCCGGCGGCGAGTTGGCGGCGCCACGAACGCATGTGGGACTCGAACCCGCGGAGCCGGCTCAGCAGCTCCGCGTACGCATCCGGCTGTCCGGTCGCCTCAGTCCACTCACGCAGGTCGTCAGGGGTCGCCGTCTGCCTGCCGTTCTCAAGCTTGCTGACCTTGCTCTGCCCCCAGCCAAGGCGCTGGGACAGAGCTGTACCGGTGATACGGCCCTGCGGCCCCGACTCGCGTAGTTCACGCAGCCGGAGCCCCAATGCCTCGCGCGCCTTCTGAAAGTCCGTCACCGGCACCTGCTCTGTCCTATTTCCCTACGGGGCTGCCGTGAGGCCGGCCTCGAACGTCTTGTACGGGACCGCGTAGTGCCACGCGGCATCCCTCACCTGGGCGTAGCGGTTGACCTCAACCGGCTCCGTGATCAGCTCAACATCGACCAAGTTGTCGGCCTCATCGAAATTGAGGACGGCGACGATCCTGGAGTCAAAGATCCAGAAGTCCTCGGCCGGCAGCTGGAGCCGCTCGGCGTCCTTCCTCCACAGGTTGCGGATGTCCTCCCCCAGCGCCGCATTCTTGTCGGCGTGCGCCAGGAGGTATCGCTGCCCCACGGTCACGGGGTCGTCCACGATGCGCACGCGGCCGACAGTCACACCTCTCTGCGTCTTCTCCCGAATGGTGACGCTCCACGGGGTGCCCAGGTCCCATGCCGGAGTCTCGCCCCGCAGGAACTGGGTGTACGTCTCGGTGCCCTCGTCGGACGCGTACCGGGACCGTGTCTCCAGCCTCCAGGCAGTGTGCTGGAAGTTCTCGAACAGCTTGCCGAAGGCGTCCAGGTCGATGATGCGGGGCACGCGAGAGACCTCCTTCGGGCCGAAGTCCACCAGCAGCTCACGCGGGACCACGATCGGCACCTCACCGTCAGACAGGTGCCGGAGCTGGGCAATGTCCTCAGGGTCTGTGAGCGGCGTTCCGTGGACGATGATCTCCTTGCTGTCCAGATCCTCGTGCACAGCCGGGCAGCCACCCTCGCCGCTACCCGTGCCGTTGAGCCGCAACCTACGTGCCATCACGCTGACCTCTCGCCGGAAGGACGGGGACTCCTGTCAAGCGTCCCCGCCGCCGCTCCGGAATGTCGAGGCATACCAGCACACTGCGCGAGAATAATTGAGAATAGTCTCAACATGGCCCAACTCCACCTCCCTACCGTTCCGTTCATCAGCACGAGACGGGCAGCAGCGGAGGCGACATGGCTGTGACCACAACCAAGAAGCGCAACGGGACTTGGAGCGGCATGTGGCAACAGGTTCCGCAGCGTGATCCGTTCCCCAGAGCTGACGCCGTCACGGTCGCAGGGTGCGCCGACTGCTCAGAGCTGATCGCCCTTCGCTCTGCCGCACGCAAGATCCTGGACGCGAGTACGGCAACCGACTGCAACATCCGGATCCGGCTCCACTCCGAGGAACACGGACGGAAGGCTCAGGCATGACTGCCCCCGCCTCTCAGGCCGAGCCGACTCACGTCCCCAAACCTGTACCGGGCTGTAAGACCTGCGCCCATGAAGCGATCTTCCGACGGGCGGCGATCAAAGCCGGTGACGAGTCCATCGTGGCCGACTGCGACACCCGAATCAGGGAGCACGGTACCGGGCACCGCGGGTGACCGCCGGGGAGACAGTCGCCGACGAGCAGTTGACGTACCCAGGCGGCCCGTACGCGGACTCTCCGGCCGGTTGGTGGACTGAGTACGGCGGGGTGCTGGACAGACGATCAGGGGTCATCTTCTGGCCCCCGGGCAGTAGTCGCCCCCGTCCGTGCTTCGACTGTGACTGCGAACGCGGCAGGAAGGCTCGTGACGATTCAGAGGTGCGCGGCCCAGACACGGGCACCCGCTGATCCCTTGATCGGCAGCGCCATGGAGGACCAGGCCGGCGGGGCCGTCCTCCATGGCGGGGGCGCCGCAGGACCGGTCAATGGAGAACATCGCCCGCTTCCTCGACTTCGTCACCGAGAGCATCACCCGCGCCGCGGAACAGGCCCGCGAGATCCTCCACGCAAAACCGGAACCGCCGCAGGGCAACGACCGCCCATAACCGCCCGCCCGTCCCGCACGAGGGGCGGGCGGCCCCAACGGGCGGGGTTTCGTGGCCTCAGTTGTTGACGACCCTCAGGTGCGCGGCCGGCTGCTCGCGCTCCGCCTCCACCGTCGGCGTCAGCCGGAAGACCTTCACCGGGCCGACACTGTCCACGACTTCGAGCCACCCGAGCGCCTCGAGCTCCTTGCGTGTCCGGGAGAAGACCGGGGCGCTCATGCCCGCGGTCTCGGCGAGTTCGGTGGCCTTGATCCAGACCGACCCGTCCGGTCGCTGCTCGGCGGCCGCGTACAGCATGACGACGATCCGCTGGTTCGGGTTCAGAACCCGTCCCGTGCGCTTGAGGACGTACAGCACGTCCTCGCTGCCGTGGACCTTCATGTCGCGTCTCTCCTCGTCTTCTTGCGTTGGCGGTCTCTCGGCTTCGGAATCCTCATCTCCGGGGGGTTCCAGTCGGAAACCGCCTCACGGTGTTCGAAGCCCGTTCCGATGAACGCAAGGTACGGGGTCGTTCGATAGAACTTCGTACGGCCGATCCCACCGGACTCGACCAGCAGGCGAGCTCCCTTGAGGACCTTGATGGTCCTGGACAGGGAGTCCGGACTCATATTGAGTTCGGACGCGACGGCCACACCGGTCATCTGGACGGGCCCCTGGCGCTCCTCCGTCGCGAACCAGTACCAGACCAGCACCCGGAACTCGCGGTCGCTCAGACCTGAGTCGGCTGAGGCCAGTTGGCGGCCTCGGCGGATCCCGACGTTGATGTGGGGTCCGTCGAAGGCGTACGGGGCACGGGGAACCTCCTCCATGTCGCCCGTGTCTGGATCGACGAGGGCGAGGACCTTGCTCCGTGCCGACTCCGCCATCTGCGAACCGCCCCATCCCTTAGCCACGAGCCACGCGGCCCTTCCCCAGACCGACGCACTTAGCACATTGCACATTACCGCATGGCTAATCAACACCCACCCCGAACGGGACATTCTTTGCTCATCGCTAATCAACCGAGCCTCGGGACTGGAGCGCCCGTCAAGACAACGATGTGCACATAGCTAACTGACCCGACCCCAGGATCTACTCAACCCGATCCCAGGATCGGGTTACCTGATTCCAGGATCGGGTTACCCGATCCCAGGATCGGGTTGCATTAGACGTTTCCGCAGGTCAAAAGCGTGCGGGGGCTGCGTCCTCTTAATACATGGAAAGGCCCGTGCCCACCCGGCGGCTCTCGACGGGTGGCTGCTCGCCCTGTCGCTCCGCTCCAGCGCTCCCAGGTGGGTCCACCTCTTGGACTTCGGCTGCCCGATCACGGGGGTCGCCGACCGGGACAAGCAGCAGCGTGGCTGATGCCGGACGGGGCTGAGCGAATCCGTGGGCGCCGGTGGGCACAGGTGCGGGCTTCGTCTGGGCACACCTTCTGTGGCCGGGGTCGCATCTGGTTTGCCCCGGTGCGGAATCGAGGGTCCCCCGCGCGAACCGCTGCCCGAACCGGGCCCCCTGGCCCCCAGGGCCCCTATCGGCCGCGCCTGGCGGGCTGAGCGAGGAAGCCGCCGGTCAGATGACCGGCGGGCGGCCCAGGCGGGTCATGCGGGCCGCCGTGCGCCAGGACATCGGGCGCCGGGGGCCTCCGCTCGTGCGCACGCCTTCGGCGAAGCCGGCGGACCAGGCGCGCAGACCCGCGGCCGACCGGGTGCGGGCGAGCGTCAGCAGCGTCCACACGCCGAGGTAGACGGGGACCAACAGGGCCGGCAGACGCCGCTTCGCGAGCCACACCCGGTTGCGTGCGGTCATCCGGAAGTAGACCGCGTGGCGGGCCGGGGAGGTCTTGGGGTGCTGGAGCACGAGCGCCGGTTCGTAGAGGATGTCCCAGCCGGCGTC harbors:
- a CDS encoding helix-turn-helix transcriptional regulator; this translates as MTDFQKAREALGLRLRELRESGPQGRITGTALSQRLGWGQSKVSKLENGRQTATPDDLREWTEATGQPDAYAELLSRLRGFESHMRSWRRQLAAGQKPVQDAHNVVQASSTVLRAWESSWVVGVLQTPDYARAMLTHFAELHHTPRDIEEAVRSRMRRQEGLYAAGKRYEILLWEAVLHAQICPPPVLAAQLDRLLGVVGLDTVELGIVPLGAPLKLPPGAGFWIYDDRLVTTETWHAEMWLDDADSIATHLRVWKTLRESAVFGAGAQHAISRVRRSLAS
- a CDS encoding DUF6879 family protein, with the translated sequence MARRLRLNGTGSGEGGCPAVHEDLDSKEIIVHGTPLTDPEDIAQLRHLSDGEVPIVVPRELLVDFGPKEVSRVPRIIDLDAFGKLFENFQHTAWRLETRSRYASDEGTETYTQFLRGETPAWDLGTPWSVTIREKTQRGVTVGRVRIVDDPVTVGQRYLLAHADKNAALGEDIRNLWRKDAERLQLPAEDFWIFDSRIVAVLNFDEADNLVDVELITEPVEVNRYAQVRDAAWHYAVPYKTFEAGLTAAP
- a CDS encoding winged helix-turn-helix domain-containing protein → MKVHGSEDVLYVLKRTGRVLNPNQRIVVMLYAAAEQRPDGSVWIKATELAETAGMSAPVFSRTRKELEALGWLEVVDSVGPVKVFRLTPTVEAEREQPAAHLRVVNN
- a CDS encoding MarR family transcriptional regulator, which gives rise to MAESARSKVLALVDPDTGDMEEVPRAPYAFDGPHINVGIRRGRQLASADSGLSDREFRVLVWYWFATEERQGPVQMTGVAVASELNMSPDSLSRTIKVLKGARLLVESGGIGRTKFYRTTPYLAFIGTGFEHREAVSDWNPPEMRIPKPRDRQRKKTRRDAT